Proteins encoded in a region of the Neodiprion virginianus isolate iyNeoVirg1 chromosome 2, iyNeoVirg1.1, whole genome shotgun sequence genome:
- the LOC124298577 gene encoding divergent protein kinase domain 2A isoform X2, protein MLYFNNVVRFRKWKVFLILGLFSLALGLKVVLKTLRVTAAQLTDLRKCPACYGLSICGAILNNEIVIRHRGVYATFANLFNAKNVFFGNYAGEKVVLKKLAHTSELYAFDKMLCTDSKLFELCPNNSNKKSVPRAIDFYTQITRELTTDFASDNISNLRLCPITDHMDDLLYNVYANSVVLQILPTEDGWPVPKYYGACGRVIVEEYVGPPLSNYHQEPWIRRAKIASSLLEAAQKFTYRSPHFGFYLTDISPDNIAVDPKDNAKFIDMENIIVVDKRIQQNNRTSDWEELEVNKVDFTCQNCLAFSPVDICSHHFSDHNYYAVCQHLLSRTTSSNAIPGGLLHDIPNDILQQYPNLPTLIEQCAIPSAAHTRIVVGDLLREVLNEIVLENTRQILRH, encoded by the exons ATGTTATATTTCAATAACGTCGTAAGGTTTCGTAAATGGAAAGTCTTTCTAATTCTTGGTTTGTTTTCATTAGCCTTGGGATTGAAGGTCGTATTGAAAACGTTGCGAGTAACTGCCGCACAATTAACTGATTTGCGAAAATGTCCGGCATGTTACGGGCTTTCGATATGTGGGGCAATtttaaataacgaaatagTTATCAGACATAGAGGTGTTTACGCTACCTTTGCCAATTTATTCAATgcgaaaaatgttttcttcgGAAATTATGCCGGGGAAAAAGTTGTCCTCAAGAAACTCGCTCACACTTCAGAGCTATACGCATTTGACAAAATGCTCTGTACTGATTCGAAGCTCTTCGAGTTATGTCCCAACAATAGCAACAAGAAATCTGTGCCTCGTGCTATTGATTTTTACACACAAATCACCAGAGAACTAACCACTGATTTTGCTAGCGACAATATATCCAACCTGAGGCTCTGTCCAATTACTGATCACATGGACGATCTTCTTTACAATGTTTATGCAAATAGTG TAGTCTTACAG ATATTGCCAACTGAGGACGGATGGCCGGTACCCAAATATTACGGGGCGTGTGGGAGAGTCATTGTCGAGGAATACGTAGGTCCCCCGTTATCCAATTACCATCAGGAGCCTTGGATAAGGCGAGCGAAAATTGCTTCAAGTCTTCTCGAGGCTGCACAGAAATTTACCTACCGAAGTCCTCACTTTGGCTTTTACTTGACTGATATATCTCCAGATAACATCGCAGTCGACCCCAAagataatgcaaaattcattGATATGGAAAACATCATTGTAGTAGATAAAAGAATTCAACAAAATA acAGAACATCTGACTGGGAGGAATTGGAAGTTAACAAGGTTGATTTCACCTGTCAAAATTGTTTGGCATTTTCGCCAGTAGACATATGTAGTCATCATTTCAGTGATCATAATTATTATGCAGTCTGCCAG CACCTCTTATCACGGACTACAAGCTCCAATGCAATACCTGGAGGATTGCTGCATGATATTCCAAATGATATTTTACAGCAATACCCAAATCTCCCAACTCTTATAGAACAGTGTGCTATACCTAGTGCAGCACATACGAGAATAGTAGTTGGGGATCTTCTGCGGGAAGTACTGAATGAGATTGTGCTAGAGAATACAAGGCAAATCCTCAGACATTAA
- the LOC124298579 gene encoding 39S ribosomal protein L15, mitochondrial gives MSGKQGRELALSMLRVLPRVTLANIRDNPGSRQTKKRGRAQHGGDYHGAGNKGSGQRQNYMRPGYETGNNPFYLRFGYEPYYKGHHLRRQYPPLSLSKLQQFIDTNRIDASKPIDLAALLNTGLYHITPHMKHAGVHLTDEGADEFQGKVNIEVQWASEPVIAAIERNGGVITTTYYDQQSLHAVLNPRKFFEKGEAIPRRMLPPMDCLEYYSSAETRGYLADPEKVCHERLVLAQKYGYNLPKIEEDPQYEMLSERKDPRQIFYGLEPGWVVVLKDKAILKPKADYLKEFYQN, from the exons ATGAGCGGCAAACAAGGACGTGAGCTAGCTCTGTCAATGCTCCGAGTACTGCCCCGCGTAACTTTGGCGAACATCCGAGATAATCCCGGCTCGAGACAAACT AAAAAAAGAGGCAGAGCTCAGCATGGAGGTGATTATCATGGAGCTGGAAATAAGGGATCAGGTCAAAGGCAAAACTACATGCGACCTGGTTACGAAACTGGAAATAATCCATTTTACTTGAGATTCGGTTATGAGCCATATTACAAAGGGCATCA CCTGCGGAGACAGTACCCACCTCTGTCTTTATCCAAACTTCAACAGTTCATAGATACTAACAGAATAGATGCTTCGAAACCTATAGATCTCGCAGCTCTACTGAATACTGGACTTTATCATATAACGCCACACATGAAACATGCAGGAGTTCACCTCACTGATGAG GGGGCCGATGAGTTTCAAGGAAAAGTTAATATAGAAGTTCAGTGGGCATCAGAGCCTGTAATCGCTGCCATTGAAAGAAATGGAGGAGTGATTACAACAACCTACTATGATCAACAGAGTTTGCATGCTGTATTGAATcccagaaaatttttcgagaaaG GTGAGGCAATTCCAAGAAGAATGTTGCCCCCCATGGATTGCTTAGAATATTATTCAAGTGCAGAAACGCGTGGATATTTAGCAGACCCAGAAAAAGTATGTCATGAGCGCTTGGTACTAGCGCAAAAGTATGGCTATAATCTTCCAAAAATTGAGGAAGATCCTCAATATGAAATGCTGTCTGAACGTAAAGACCCTCGTCAAATATTCTACGGACTCGAGCCAGGTTGGGTCGTCGTTCTCAAGGACAAGGCAATCTTGAAACCGAAAGCCGattatttgaaagaattttaccaaaattaa
- the LOC124298577 gene encoding divergent protein kinase domain 2A isoform X3: MIGKNAAQTILPTEDGWPVPKYYGACGRVIVEEYVGPPLSNYHQEPWIRRAKIASSLLEAAQKFTYRSPHFGFYLTDISPDNIAVDPKDNAKFIDMENIIVVDKRIQQNNRTSDWEELEVNKVDFTCQNCLAFSPVDICSHHFSDHNYYAVCQHLLSRTTSSNAIPGGLLHDIPNDILQQYPNLPTLIEQCAIPSAAHTRIVVGDLLREVLNEIVLENTRQILRH; the protein is encoded by the exons ATGATAGGAAAAAATGCAGCCCAAACG ATATTGCCAACTGAGGACGGATGGCCGGTACCCAAATATTACGGGGCGTGTGGGAGAGTCATTGTCGAGGAATACGTAGGTCCCCCGTTATCCAATTACCATCAGGAGCCTTGGATAAGGCGAGCGAAAATTGCTTCAAGTCTTCTCGAGGCTGCACAGAAATTTACCTACCGAAGTCCTCACTTTGGCTTTTACTTGACTGATATATCTCCAGATAACATCGCAGTCGACCCCAAagataatgcaaaattcattGATATGGAAAACATCATTGTAGTAGATAAAAGAATTCAACAAAATA acAGAACATCTGACTGGGAGGAATTGGAAGTTAACAAGGTTGATTTCACCTGTCAAAATTGTTTGGCATTTTCGCCAGTAGACATATGTAGTCATCATTTCAGTGATCATAATTATTATGCAGTCTGCCAG CACCTCTTATCACGGACTACAAGCTCCAATGCAATACCTGGAGGATTGCTGCATGATATTCCAAATGATATTTTACAGCAATACCCAAATCTCCCAACTCTTATAGAACAGTGTGCTATACCTAGTGCAGCACATACGAGAATAGTAGTTGGGGATCTTCTGCGGGAAGTACTGAATGAGATTGTGCTAGAGAATACAAGGCAAATCCTCAGACATTAA
- the LOC124298573 gene encoding eukaryotic translation initiation factor 2-alpha kinase 1-like: MDDSVSPENNPWGDLSTVTTFDRGNDTWTTYRMDDCKEVQAGGQVVGRVSPSTSLLVEALIQQLCTLFEGDPVRRNKLYYAICDKLHEMKLIDGSYNMEELELVRSQYQRALFHLVTVARASTGSESALQVPSSLMTEWSRYRHEFEEIGFISKGGFGNVFKARHRLDGTEYAIKKVVVPSCRVQNIMRYLKEVKTLATLNHPNIVPYKGAWIEQTLLVPFVQNASPECSDKYGLHISEKLSCSRSRKNRKNGRANYSSHSEVKINLSKSRKTGGKINKGLHIPSLSISSTNHMDCRMLDSDVDVNIAEKSYSSVVSFRGDYESNKSYSKESSRHLTLDSNSNDEEASEDSESFEESVSEQQICQYNSKMNQNLYTLYIQMALCERTLREWLDDRVEPVSQPLVTVILTQILSGLDYIHSRGVVHHDIKPSNIFISTIDHLTVQLGDFGLACALQKKNHHSVFGTHMYAAPEQLRGKCNPKSDIFSLGIVLLELIMLMKTRMERSKIIGALQAGQIPDTLKMNHPKWAFILSQLVQTDPNARPTTKQLLQELSEDKDLMIAKLRNDNNEKSIIIQKQQSKLEQQELEIARLKKLLENS, from the exons ATGGATGATAGCGTATCACCCGAAAACAATCCTTGGGGTGATCTGTCGACTGTTACCACCTTCGATAGAG GAAACGACACATGGACAACTTATCGAATGGATGATTGTAAAGAAGTACAAGCTGGTGGTCAAGTTGTTGGCAGAGTTTCTCCATCTACCAGCCTACTCGTCGAAGCGCTTATACAACAGCTCTGCACACTTTTCGAGGGGGATCCTGTACGCAGGAATAAATTATACTATG CCATTTGTGATAAATTACACGAAATGAAGTTGATTGATGGTTCATACAACATGGAAGAACTGGAGTTAGTCAGAAGTCAATATCAGCGAGCATTATTCCATTTAGTTACTGTTGCTAGAGCTTCGACAGGTTCTGAAAGTGCCCTACAAGTACCAAG TTCTTTAATGACTGAATGGTCCCGCTACAGACATGAGTTTGAGGAAATTGGGTTTATATCTAAGGGTGGATTTGGAAATGTATTTAAAGCTCGACATCGACTAGATGGAACTGAATATGCTATAAAAAAGGTAGTAGTGCCATCTTGCAGAGTTCAAAACATCATGCGATATCTTAAAGAAGTGAAAACATTGGCTACCCTAAATCACCCTAATATTGTGCCGTACAAAGGCGCTTGGATTGAGCAAACACTTCTAGTTCCATTTGTTCAAAATGCATCACCTGAATGTTCTGATAAATACGGCTTACATATATCTGAGAAACTGTCTTGCAGCCGAAGTCGCAAAAATCGTAAAAACGGCCGTGCGAACTATAGCTCCCATTCtgaggtgaaaataaatttatcaaaaagcAGGAAGACCGGtggaaaaattaacaaaggtCTGCACATTCCCAGTTTATCAATTTCTTCAACAAATCATATGGATTGCAGAATGTTGGACAGTGATGTCGATGTTAATATAGCAGAAAAATCATACTCCAGTGTTGTGTCATTCAGAGGTGATTACGAAAGTAATAAAAGCTATTCAAAAGAAAGTAGCAGACACCTCACGCTGGATAGTAATTCAAATGATGAAGAGGCGAGTGAAGATAGTGAATCCTTTGAAGAATCAGTTTCTGAACAGCAAATATGCCAGTACAATTCGAAGATG AACCAGAACCTTTACACATTGTATATACAAATGGCACTCTGCGAGCGCACGCTACGAGAATGGTTAGACGATAGAGTGGAACCTGTCTCTCAGCCTCTTGTCACTGTAATTCTAACACAAATTTTGTCTGGATTGGATTATATTCATTCTCGTGGAGTAGTACACCATGATATAaag CCAAGcaacatttttatatcaacAATTGATCATCTTACGGTTCAATTAGGAGATTTTGGACTGGCCTGTGCactgcagaaaaaaaatcatcattctGTATTTGGCACGCACATGTATGCTGCACCAGAACAATTGCGTGGCAAATGTAATCCCAAG AGTGACATATTTAGTTTGGGAATCGTCCTTCTAGAACTTATTATGTTGATGAAAACTCGAATGGAACGCAGCAAGATAATTGGTGCATTGCAGGCAGGCCAAATCCCAGACACGTTGAAAATGAATCATCCTAAATGG GCTTTCATACTGAGCCAATTGGTTCAGACGGATCCAAATGCACGGCCAACAACGAAACAACTTCTGCAGGAACTCAGTGAAGATAAAGATTTAATGATAGCTAAATTAAGAAATgacaacaatgaaaaaagtattataATTCAGAAACAACAAAGCAAATTAGAACAGCAAGAACTTGAAATAGCAAGACTGAAGAAATTACTAGAGAATAGTTAG
- the LOC124298576 gene encoding WW domain-containing oxidoreductase isoform X2 encodes MHPRTGRKKVVEGELPPGWEKCISENGKVLFVDHVNRTTTYTDPRLAFATEYREMSQPIRQRFDASSTALSVLHGRDLKGKIAIITGANCGIGFETARSLALHGCKVILACRNLDRGQEAVNKIIKEKENVECELLHLDLNNLENVTEAASKLKLEYTKLDILILNAGVFGIPHLITVNGYESTFQTNHLAQFYFTMLLEPIIHNTENARIVVVSSESHRFSSIKSPDDIHPSVLSPPASSYWAMGAYNNSKLCNVLFSVELAKRWPSVAVFCLHPGNIVSTDISRHWWLWRLLYALARPFTKSLQQAASTSVFCATAPELEGATGIYFNNCYRCDSSAAAQDSALAEKLWSLSEEMLLNVLRKENLGYRLADNEKYNLTA; translated from the exons ATGCATCCTCGTACTGGACGTAAAAAAGTTGTAGAAGGAG aacTACCACCTGGCTgggaaaaatgtatttctgaAAATGGTAAAGTTCTGTTTGTTGATCACGTCAATCGCACAACTACATACACAGATCCACGCTTAGCCTTTGCCACGGAGTACAGAGAGATGTCACAACCAATTCGACAGAGATTTGATGCAAGTAGTACAGCTCTGTCTGTACTACATGGCAGAGATCTTAAAGGAAAAATAGCAATTATTACTGGTGCTAATTGTGGCATAG GTTTTGAAACTGCCAGGTCCTTGGCTTTACATGGCTGCAAAGTAATCCTAGCCTGCCGAAACCTGGACAGAGGCCAAGAAGCtgtaaacaaaataataaaggAAAAGGAGAATGTTGAGTGTGAATTACTACACTTGGATCTAAATAATCTAGAAAATGTTACCGAAGCTGCTTCCAAACTTAAGCTTGAGTACAC AAAGCTTGATATACTCATATTGAATGCTGGAGTCTTTGGTATACCACACTTAATAACTGTAAATGGTTATGAATCAACGTTTCAAACAAATCATCTGgcacaattttatttcacgatGTTACTTGAGCCCATCATACACAATACGGAAAATGCTAGAATTGTCGTGGTATCAAGTGAATCGCATAG ATTCTCTTCTATAAAATCCCCAGATGATATTCATCCCTCAGTCTTGTCACCACCGGCAAGTAGCTACTGGGCAATGGGAGCGTACAATAACTCGAAGCTCTgtaatgttttattttctgtagAATTAGCTAAACGGTGGCCATCTGTTGCTGTGTTTTGTTTGCACCCTGGAAATATAGTTTCTACGGATATATCTAGGCACTGGTGGCTTTGGAGATTATTGTATGCTTTGGCACGCCCGTTCACAAAATCATTG CAACAAGCCGCTAGCACGTCTGTATTTTGTGCAACTGCGCCAGAACTTGAAGGAGCAACAggtatttatttcaacaattgctATCGGTGTGATTCTTCTGCTGCTGCTCAAGATTCAGCATTAGCTGAAAAACTATGGAGCCTCAGTGAAGAGATGTTACTCAACGTTCTTCGAAAAGAGAATCTGGGTTATCGCCTGGCCGATAATGAAAAGTACAACTTGActgcgtga
- the LOC124298576 gene encoding WW domain-containing oxidoreductase isoform X1 gives MKLTARSLPTSPLSDCVYNSKMVGVMSDSDSEDELPPGWEERATLDGNVYYVNHYTKGTQWMHPRTGRKKVVEGELPPGWEKCISENGKVLFVDHVNRTTTYTDPRLAFATEYREMSQPIRQRFDASSTALSVLHGRDLKGKIAIITGANCGIGFETARSLALHGCKVILACRNLDRGQEAVNKIIKEKENVECELLHLDLNNLENVTEAASKLKLEYTKLDILILNAGVFGIPHLITVNGYESTFQTNHLAQFYFTMLLEPIIHNTENARIVVVSSESHRFSSIKSPDDIHPSVLSPPASSYWAMGAYNNSKLCNVLFSVELAKRWPSVAVFCLHPGNIVSTDISRHWWLWRLLYALARPFTKSLQQAASTSVFCATAPELEGATGIYFNNCYRCDSSAAAQDSALAEKLWSLSEEMLLNVLRKENLGYRLADNEKYNLTA, from the exons ATGAAACTGACAGCTCGATCCTTGCCAACTTCCCCTCTATCAGATTGCGTTTATAATTCCAAGATGGTGGGTGTTATGTCGGATTCGGATAGCGAAGACGAGTTACCACCGGGATGGGAGGAACGAGCTACGTTGGATGGCAACGTTTACTACGTAAA CCACTACACCAAGGGAACCCAATGGATGCATCCTCGTACTGGACGTAAAAAAGTTGTAGAAGGAG aacTACCACCTGGCTgggaaaaatgtatttctgaAAATGGTAAAGTTCTGTTTGTTGATCACGTCAATCGCACAACTACATACACAGATCCACGCTTAGCCTTTGCCACGGAGTACAGAGAGATGTCACAACCAATTCGACAGAGATTTGATGCAAGTAGTACAGCTCTGTCTGTACTACATGGCAGAGATCTTAAAGGAAAAATAGCAATTATTACTGGTGCTAATTGTGGCATAG GTTTTGAAACTGCCAGGTCCTTGGCTTTACATGGCTGCAAAGTAATCCTAGCCTGCCGAAACCTGGACAGAGGCCAAGAAGCtgtaaacaaaataataaaggAAAAGGAGAATGTTGAGTGTGAATTACTACACTTGGATCTAAATAATCTAGAAAATGTTACCGAAGCTGCTTCCAAACTTAAGCTTGAGTACAC AAAGCTTGATATACTCATATTGAATGCTGGAGTCTTTGGTATACCACACTTAATAACTGTAAATGGTTATGAATCAACGTTTCAAACAAATCATCTGgcacaattttatttcacgatGTTACTTGAGCCCATCATACACAATACGGAAAATGCTAGAATTGTCGTGGTATCAAGTGAATCGCATAG ATTCTCTTCTATAAAATCCCCAGATGATATTCATCCCTCAGTCTTGTCACCACCGGCAAGTAGCTACTGGGCAATGGGAGCGTACAATAACTCGAAGCTCTgtaatgttttattttctgtagAATTAGCTAAACGGTGGCCATCTGTTGCTGTGTTTTGTTTGCACCCTGGAAATATAGTTTCTACGGATATATCTAGGCACTGGTGGCTTTGGAGATTATTGTATGCTTTGGCACGCCCGTTCACAAAATCATTG CAACAAGCCGCTAGCACGTCTGTATTTTGTGCAACTGCGCCAGAACTTGAAGGAGCAACAggtatttatttcaacaattgctATCGGTGTGATTCTTCTGCTGCTGCTCAAGATTCAGCATTAGCTGAAAAACTATGGAGCCTCAGTGAAGAGATGTTACTCAACGTTCTTCGAAAAGAGAATCTGGGTTATCGCCTGGCCGATAATGAAAAGTACAACTTGActgcgtga
- the LOC124298577 gene encoding divergent protein kinase domain 2A isoform X1, with product MLYFNNVVRFRKWKVFLILGLFSLALGLKVVLKTLRVTAAQLTDLRKCPACYGLSICGAILNNEIVIRHRGVYATFANLFNAKNVFFGNYAGEKVVLKKLAHTSELYAFDKMLCTDSKLFELCPNNSNKKSVPRAIDFYTQITRELTTDFASDNISNLRLCPITDHMDDLLYNVYANSGNDKKQISHAYLWTILRINPEPVVLQILPTEDGWPVPKYYGACGRVIVEEYVGPPLSNYHQEPWIRRAKIASSLLEAAQKFTYRSPHFGFYLTDISPDNIAVDPKDNAKFIDMENIIVVDKRIQQNNRTSDWEELEVNKVDFTCQNCLAFSPVDICSHHFSDHNYYAVCQHLLSRTTSSNAIPGGLLHDIPNDILQQYPNLPTLIEQCAIPSAAHTRIVVGDLLREVLNEIVLENTRQILRH from the exons ATGTTATATTTCAATAACGTCGTAAGGTTTCGTAAATGGAAAGTCTTTCTAATTCTTGGTTTGTTTTCATTAGCCTTGGGATTGAAGGTCGTATTGAAAACGTTGCGAGTAACTGCCGCACAATTAACTGATTTGCGAAAATGTCCGGCATGTTACGGGCTTTCGATATGTGGGGCAATtttaaataacgaaatagTTATCAGACATAGAGGTGTTTACGCTACCTTTGCCAATTTATTCAATgcgaaaaatgttttcttcgGAAATTATGCCGGGGAAAAAGTTGTCCTCAAGAAACTCGCTCACACTTCAGAGCTATACGCATTTGACAAAATGCTCTGTACTGATTCGAAGCTCTTCGAGTTATGTCCCAACAATAGCAACAAGAAATCTGTGCCTCGTGCTATTGATTTTTACACACAAATCACCAGAGAACTAACCACTGATTTTGCTAGCGACAATATATCCAACCTGAGGCTCTGTCCAATTACTGATCACATGGACGATCTTCTTTACAATGTTTATGCAAATAGTGGTAATGATAAAAAGCAAATATCGCATGCTTACCTCTGGACGATACTGAGGATTAATCCAGAACCAGTAGTCTTACAG ATATTGCCAACTGAGGACGGATGGCCGGTACCCAAATATTACGGGGCGTGTGGGAGAGTCATTGTCGAGGAATACGTAGGTCCCCCGTTATCCAATTACCATCAGGAGCCTTGGATAAGGCGAGCGAAAATTGCTTCAAGTCTTCTCGAGGCTGCACAGAAATTTACCTACCGAAGTCCTCACTTTGGCTTTTACTTGACTGATATATCTCCAGATAACATCGCAGTCGACCCCAAagataatgcaaaattcattGATATGGAAAACATCATTGTAGTAGATAAAAGAATTCAACAAAATA acAGAACATCTGACTGGGAGGAATTGGAAGTTAACAAGGTTGATTTCACCTGTCAAAATTGTTTGGCATTTTCGCCAGTAGACATATGTAGTCATCATTTCAGTGATCATAATTATTATGCAGTCTGCCAG CACCTCTTATCACGGACTACAAGCTCCAATGCAATACCTGGAGGATTGCTGCATGATATTCCAAATGATATTTTACAGCAATACCCAAATCTCCCAACTCTTATAGAACAGTGTGCTATACCTAGTGCAGCACATACGAGAATAGTAGTTGGGGATCTTCTGCGGGAAGTACTGAATGAGATTGTGCTAGAGAATACAAGGCAAATCCTCAGACATTAA